Genomic segment of Polycladomyces abyssicola:
ATTGGTGGACGTCGGATACAAATTTGACGGTGTGATCCCGATTTCAGAGTTGTCCAGCCTCCATGTGGATCGAGTGTCCGACGTTTTGCAGGAAGGACAGGAAGTGGAGGTCAAAGTGCTGCGCGTCAACGACGAGGAAGATAAATTGATCCTGTCCAAACGTGCGGTGGATGCCGAACGCGCTTGGGCGGAACTGCAACGGAAATTTGAATCCGGTGAAACGCTGGAAGCGACCGTGGCTGACATCGTCAAAGGCGGTCTGGTCGTAGATGTCGGCGTTCGTGGCTTTATCCCGGCCTCCTTGGTGGAGCGTCATTTTGTGGAAGATTTCTCCGATTACAAAGGACGCACCTTGCCGCTGAAAGTCATCGAAATCGATCCTTCCAAAAACAAGCTGATCCTGTCCCATAAAGCGGTTTTGGAAGAGGAAGCAGAGAAGAAGAAACAAGCCACCCTCGAGAGCTTGCAGGAAGGTCAAGTGATCGAAGGAACCGTTCAACGGATTACCGACTTCGGCGCTTTCGTGGATATCGGGGGCGTGGATGGTCTGGTTCATGTGTCCGAGTTGGCTTGGAACCGGGTGGAACATCCGTCCGACGTGCTGACCGAAGGTGACAAAGTACAGGTGAAAGTACTTAAAGTGGACCGCGACAACGAGCGGATCAGCCTGAGCATCAAGGAAACGCAACCGGGTCCGTGGGAAAAAGTGGGGGATGAGATCAAAACCGGCGATGTGGTTACCGGTACCGTAAAACGTCTGGTCTCCTTCGGCGCCTTTGTCGAAGTGTATCCGGGCGTGGAAGGCTTGGTTCACATCTCGCAAATTTCCCGTAAGCATATCGCTACACCGGCGGAAGTATTGGAAGAAGGGCAAGAAGTGCGCGTTAAGGTGCTGGATATGATGCCGGAACAAAAACGGATCAGCCTCAGCATCAAAGATGCCGAACAGGAAGAAGCGCGCAAAGAATTGCAAAACATCGATCGAAACAACAATAACGGCGGATTGAATGTCACGTTGGGCGATGTGTTTGGTGACCAACTCCGCCGCTTGAAATAAGTCTTCCGGCCAAGGCCCGAAAACCGGCGAGCTTTCACTCGCCGGTTTTTTTCATGCTAAAAAACGGATCAAGGCGCATACTACATGATACGGTGAGATGGAATCATTTTTTCATTTAAAGGAGCGTTTTGACATTGGCACCGGGTATTCCGGCGCAACTTTGCGTCTGGACCGTATGGATTTTATCAGTCACCGGTTGGTTGCCGCAGATCCATCAAGCATTTCACGTGGAAGATGCAAAACGATTCCGAAGATGGTTGTTATCATGGGGATTGGTATTTCCGTTGGAAGTGCAAATCACGCCGGATGTGCATGTTCAATTATCCTGGTTGTGGTTGGCGGCGGGATTTTTGGTATTGTTGACCAAAAGTGATCTTCATGAATGGGGAAAGCTGTTGGTAAGTATAGCAATGACCGGTGTGGTTTTCTTTCTGATCAGGGAATGGTCCTGGACTCGTCCGTCATTTACGGGCATCTGGGTCCATGGGGTCATGTTGGGTTTGCTATGGTTGCTTTTGTGGACAGGGCACAAAAACTGGATTGATCGAACAGTCGCCGTTCTGGGTGGACTGTTAATAGCAGACGGAATATGGTTGATGCTTCATCGCCAGATGTTTCGGCCGCTTCAAATCGGACACGGGGCATGGATGGATATGGTGATGCTCTTCCTG
This window contains:
- the rpsA gene encoding 30S ribosomal protein S1 — its product is MVEEMKSEMAEVTPLKRGDVVKGKVTKVEDNQALVDVGYKFDGVIPISELSSLHVDRVSDVLQEGQEVEVKVLRVNDEEDKLILSKRAVDAERAWAELQRKFESGETLEATVADIVKGGLVVDVGVRGFIPASLVERHFVEDFSDYKGRTLPLKVIEIDPSKNKLILSHKAVLEEEAEKKKQATLESLQEGQVIEGTVQRITDFGAFVDIGGVDGLVHVSELAWNRVEHPSDVLTEGDKVQVKVLKVDRDNERISLSIKETQPGPWEKVGDEIKTGDVVTGTVKRLVSFGAFVEVYPGVEGLVHISQISRKHIATPAEVLEEGQEVRVKVLDMMPEQKRISLSIKDAEQEEARKELQNIDRNNNNGGLNVTLGDVFGDQLRRLK